A genome region from Hippopotamus amphibius kiboko isolate mHipAmp2 chromosome 1, mHipAmp2.hap2, whole genome shotgun sequence includes the following:
- the AADACL3 gene encoding LOW QUALITY PROTEIN: arylacetamide deacetylase-like 3 (The sequence of the model RefSeq protein was modified relative to this genomic sequence to represent the inferred CDS: deleted 1 base in 1 codon): protein MLVSLLLLVLATACVISVGVGLWVVGHHFLTAEIPAAIGHPVKLRACHCISQLLTTWGTIFEKMRICSMQFLRFIHDLAPLKKDSDVVVKDLWYGMIPVKLYQPKASSSNPRPGIVFYHGGGGIVGSLKTHHGLCCHLCKESDSVVLAVGYRQMPLHRFPVIVRDCIVATNHFLKSLSTYGVDPAQVVVCGDSVGGGLAMIVYQNLVDSSDLPKIRAQILIYPAVQALDFQPPSYQQNKNVPLLSRNMFFYCWCAYLDISPSWKSTVLKGTQLPAEVWEKYRKWLGAENIPEKFKKRGYLPTPREPLNEAAYLETNIILDLMTSPLIADDEVVSRLPEACIVSCEYDILRDHSLLYKKRLEDLGVPVTWHHMADGFHRVLITLDMGCLYFPCSTRIMNAVVHFMIEL from the exons ATGTTGGTGTCACTGCTGCTCCTGGTCCTTGCCACAGCCTGTGTGATCTCCGTGGGGGTCGGGCTGTGGGTCGTCGGCCACCACTTCCTCACTGCAGAGATCCCTGCAGCCATCGGCCACCCCGTGAAACTGCGGGCCTGCCATTGCATCTCCCAGCTGTTGACGACGTGG GGGACgatttttgagaaaatgagaaTCTGCTCTATGCAGTTTCTCCGTTTCATTCACGATCTGGCGCCACTAAAGAAGGATTCAGATGTGGTGGTCAAGGACCTCTGGTACGGGATGATCCCCGTGAAGCTGTACCAGCCCAAGGCGTCCTCAAGCAACCCCAGGCCTGGCATCGTGTTCTACCACGGCGGTGGGGGCATTGTAGGGAGCTTGA aaACTCACCATGGCTTATGCTGTCATTTGTGCAAGGAGAGTGACTCAGTGGTTCTAGCAGTTGG ATACCGCCAGATGCCCCTGCATAGGTTTCCGGTGATAGTAAGAGACTGCATAGTGGCTACCAACCACTTCTTGAAGTCCTTGAGTACATATGGGGTGGATCCAGCCCAGGTTGTGGTCTGTGGTGACAGTGTGGGTGGGGGCCTGGCAATGATAGTTTATCAAAACCTTGTGGACAGTTCCGATCTCCCCAAGATCCGTGCCCAGATCCTGATCTACCCTGCTGTCCAAGCCCTGGATTTCCAGCCCCCTTCCTATCAGCAGAACAAGAATGTTCCACTGCTCAGCCGGAATATGTTCTTCTACTGTTGGTGTGCTTACCTGGACATCAGCCCCTCCTGGAAGAGCACCGTATTGAAAGGCACCCAA TTGCCTGCTGAAGTCTGGGAAAAGTACAGAAAGTGGTTGGGTGCAGAAAACATCCCAGAGAAGTTTAAGAAGAGAGGCTACCTGCCAACGCCCCGTGAACCCCTGAATGAGGCTGCCTATCTGGAGACAAACATCATTCTAGATTTGATGACCTCGCCCCTGATTGCAGACGATGAAGTAGTGTCTCGGCTCCCCGAAGCTTGCATCGTGAGCTGTGAGTATGATATTCTCCGGGACCATTCGCTGTTGTATAAGAAGAGGCTGGAGGACCTGGGAGTCCCAGTGACTTGGCACCATATGGCGGATGGTTTTCACAGGGTGTTGATCACCCTTGACATGGGCTGCTTGTACTTCCCCTGCTCCACGAGGATTATGAATGCTGTGGTCCATTTTATGATAGAGTTGTAA